Proteins from one Anopheles nili chromosome 2, idAnoNiliSN_F5_01, whole genome shotgun sequence genomic window:
- the LOC128722102 gene encoding mitogen-activated protein kinase kinase kinase 10 codes for MLLRSGIDSTCQRDQQEWATMSPLWTARYDYQAQGDDELSLRVGQIVYVLSTDSSISGDEGWWTGKIGDRVGIFPSNFVTNEDPTVLKVQPVEIQFHELDLKEVIGVGGFSKVHRAFFNGEEVAVKASRQDDEFEVARQNVLQEAKLFWSLKHPNIVSLKGVCLDPQTLCLVMEYARGGSLNKILAGRKIPPNVLVDWAIQIARGMKYLHCEAPISVIHRDLKSSNVLISESIQHGNLINKTLKITDFGLAREAYRTTRMSAAGTFAWMPPEVIKSGTYSKASDVWSYGVLLWELLTGETPYKGFDSLSVAYGVAVNTLALPIPKTCPESWGKLMKSCWEIDPHRRPSFKEIEKDLDIIARSGFAQTPHESFHTMQDGWKKEIAEVLQELRKKEKAFKSFEEELRSKEEELSRVQQEQRCKEENLAKREQELHAREIELLGRELTILFKQNTPTPKKRKGKFSKSRIKLIKKAPGQISLPLDFRHTITIQHTAIRDENRQRVDTPPGSPATRLRTIVFPGDVIKGKTWGPSTLHQRERSHLPTMRPSVRPQQFSKSAPNLDKSRITAMSACSSRHEILDYDTDDAWYATTANLGAGPGADVSTLSATPLCSSLNRFGTLPSSVPMPTLYASEGQRKPKLSIIELVLYNMASMLASVASGYDVRISNVTPLHPKLHPGPLQPYESYSQPASPYHHQLLPVGDSHLFHTENAHRLEVLPPLAVAQTLENVTSKEVYDEELAQAQDERLYAHSTTPYHEPGRQQTRKAHAQSTSPRQDERTLKYTDSPQHYLPSTMSTTSGLGSNYTPSGPSSSFSVGAGTQPPTPSPRRKSSATSFMDYGDLPEERESRAGLYIPGEYDGYTQHNPIFNTGTRGASGSYIGSHYFPYRPEINFAFERETKSYGGEQVYEDHHYDSASYHDYTYEGLGSTGSRSTVTRVPTMGVTATGHRRTLSSISSTMHSSNINQGFHMDGEDISARHIDDATYKLDDLYLSGGGSTGGVVAPGSGRLQATNSTKIHEPVGSFQAANRMHQYENVPNFFRRQSSLQVHYPSAGQGGHLSGEFMSGIEQEERPYTVLGLEHGDSGTLVTSLRSQTKLRSSMKKYSPQQQTSVSGSQGKYGGAGGTHSYGTHGTVHGSTSATNQTPPDSLTSDDSSYLSAKDNSSSISSQSRVRFTPEIVLDVDASLQSPTGYGGIASSVVISAKDRRSSSSGSTMLTATPGSATSSTSISGRRSNACDTGQS; via the exons ATGCTGCTACGATCCGGGATTGACTCGACCTGCCAGCGGGATCAACAGGAGTGGGCGACCATGTCGCCTCTGTGGACAGCCCGATATGACTACCAGGCTCAAGGGGACGACGAGTTGTCCCTGCGGGTGGGTCAAATCGTATATGTACTGTCCACCGACAGCAGCATCTCAGGTGACGAGGGCTGGTGGACGGGCAAGATCGGGGACCGTGTGGGCATCTTTCCCTCCAACTTTGTCACGAATGAAGATCCGACCGTGCTAAAGGTACAACCTGTAGAGATACAGTTCCACGAACTGGATCTGAAAGAAGTAATTGGAGTGGGGGGCTTCAGTAAGGTCCATCGTGCCTTTTTTAACGGGGAGGAGGTTGCCGTCAAAGCGTCTCGGCAGGATGACGAGTTCGAAGTGGCACGACAAAACGTACTGCAGGAAGCAAAATTGTTCTGGTCGCTGAAACACCCGAACATCGTTTCATTGAAAGGCGTCTGTCTGGATCCCCAAACTCTATGCTTAGTGATGGAGTACGCTCGCGGGGGCTCTTTGAACAAGATACTGGCCGGAAGAAAAATTCCCCCTAACGTGCTTGTAGATTGGGCGATCCAAATAGCTCGTggtatgaaatatttgcacTGCGAAGCTCCGATTTCTGTCATTCATCGGGATTTAAAAAGCTCAAATG TGCTAATTAGTGAATCGATCCAACATGGAAATCTGATCAATAAAACACTCAAAATAACAGATTTCGGGCTGGCTCGTGAAGCATATCGTACTACTCGAATGTCCGCTGCAGGCACTTTTGCCTGGATGCCACCAGAAGTGATCAAATCAGGAACGTACTCCAA AGCATCCGACGTGTGGAGCTATGGAGTTTTGCTGTGGGAATTACTTACTGGAGAAACGCCTTACAAAGGCTTCGACTCGCTGTCCGTAGCTTACGGTGTGGCAGTTAATACACTCGCTCTGCCGATTCCAAAAACCTGCCCGGAGTCTTGGGGAAAGCTAATGAAGT CTTGTTGGGAAATCGATCCACACCGGAGGCCTTCGTTTAAGGAGATTGAAAAGGATCTCGACATAATTGCAAGATCTGGTTTTGCTCAAACACCTCACGAATCATTCCACACTATGCAAGATGGCTGGAAGAAGGAAATCGCGGAAGTACTTCAAGAGCTGCGTAAAAAAGAGAAG GCATTTAAATCTTTCGAGGAG GAGTTACGCAGTAAAGAGGAAGAACTTTCGCGTGTGCAGCAAGAACAACGCTGCAAGGAAGAAAATTTAGCTAAACGTGAGCAAGAATTACATGCCCGCGAAATCGAATTGCTAGGTCGTGAACTAACGAttcttttcaaacaaaatacTCCTACACCGAAGAAACGCAAGGGGAAATTTAGTAAGAGCAGAATTAAG ctaataaaaaaagcaccggGACAAATTTCGTTGCCATTAGATTTTCGTCACACCATTACGATTCAACATACGGCCATACGTGATGAAAATCGTCAACGCGTGGACACTCCCCCCGGGTCGCCAGCCACTCGATTACGGACGATTGTGT TTCCTGGTGATGTTATCAAGGGTAAGACCTGGGGTCCATCGACGCTGCACCAGCGGGAACGAAGCCATTTGCCGACGATGCGACCGAGCGTTCGACCGCAACAGTTCAGCAAGAGTGCCCCCAATCTGGACAAATCCCGTATCACAGCGATGTCCGCTTGCTCGTCGCGGCACGAAATCCTAG ATTACGATACCGACGACGCGTGGTATGCTACGACGGCAAACTTAGGCGCCGGTCCAGGTGCAGACGTGTCGACTCTCAGTGCAACACCATTATGTTCTAGTCTAAATCGCTTCGGTACCCTGCCCAGCTCGGTACCGATGCCAACTCTGTACGCTTCCGAGGGTCAACGAAAGCCCAAACTATCGATTATAGAGCTTGTGCTGTACAATATGGCCTCGATGCTGGCCAGTGTTGCTTCCGGCTACGATGTGCGGATTTCGAACGTAACACCGTTGCATCCGAAGCTACATCCTGGCCCATTGCAACCGTACGAATCGTACTCACAGCCTGCTAGTCCCTATCACCATCAACTACTACCGGTGGGTGATTCTCACCTGTTTCATACGGAAAATGCGCATCGTTTGGAGGTACTTCCACCATTGGCGGTCGCGCAAACTTTAGAAAATGTGACCAGTAAAGAAGTGTACGACGAGGAACTGGCACAAGCGCAAGATGAACGGTTGTATGCGCACAGTACAACCCCGTACCATGAGCCGGGAAGACAGCAAACTCG CAAAGCTCACGCTCAATCTACTAGTCCACGGCAGGATGAACGAACGCTAAAGTACACGGACTCACCGCAACATTATCTACCATCGACGATGTCGACCACCAGCGGCTTGGGTTCTAACTACACTCCATCGGGGCCGAGCTCTTCCTTTAGCGTTGGAGCAGGAACTCAACCTCCGACACCTTCTCCCCGGCGGAAATCTAGCGCAACATCTTTCATGGACTATGGTGATCTGCCAGAGGAGCGCGAAAGTAGAGCGGGTCTCTACATTCCTGGGGAGTACGATGGATATACGCAGCATAATCCCATCTTCAACACGGGTACACGGGGAGCATCTGGAAGTTACATCG GTTCGCATTACTTTCCATACCGGCCAGAAATCAACTTCGCCTTCGAACGAGAAACAAAGTCATACGGCGGAGAACAGGTGTATGAAGACCATCACTATGATAGTGCATCGTATCACGATTATACGTACGAAGGTCTCGGATCAACGGGTAGCAGATCGACAGTAACGCGTGTTCCGACAATGGGGGTTACTGCTACAGGTCATCGCCGAACGCTCTCCAGTATATCCAGCACTATGCATAGCAGCAACATCAATCAAGGGTTTCATATGGACGGCGAAGATATAAGCGCAAGGCATATTGATGACGCGACGTACAAATTGGATGATCTGTATCTATCTGGCGGTGGCAGCACTGGTGGTGTAGTAGCACCGGGTTCCGGTCGTCTTCAGGCAACGAATTCAACGAAGATACACGAACCTGTCGGGAGCTTCCAGGCTGCGAATCGCATGCATCAGTACGAGAATGTGCCTAATTTCTTCCGTAGGCAGTCAAGCCTTCAAGTGCATTATCCATCCGCCGGTCAGGGGGGTCATTTATCGGGTGAATTTATGAGCGGTATAGAGCAAGAGGAGCGCCCTTACACGGTGTTGGGCTTGGAGCACGGAGACAGTGGAACGTTGGTCACGAGTTTAAGATCGCAAACGAAACTGCGTTCTAGCATGAAGAAGTATTCACCGCAGCAACAGACCTCGGTATCCGGTTCCCAGGGCAAATACGGTGGTGCTGGCGGTACGCACAGTTATGGCACCCACGGCACGGTTCATGGCTCTACGAGTGCAACCAACCAAACGCCACCCGACAGTCTTACCAGCGACGACAGCTCATACCTGAGTGCGAAGGATAATTCGTCCTCCATATCGTCCCAAAGCCGAGTGCGTTTTACGCCGGAAATTGTGCTAGATGTTGATGCTTCACTTCAATCTCCGACGGGTTACGGCGGAATAGCTTCGTCTGTTGTCATCAGCGCAAAGGACAGACGCAGCTCGTCGTCGGGAAGCACCATGCTCACCGCTACTCCCGGTTCCGCTACCTCTTCTACATCTATATCTGGGCGGCGTTCAAATGCGTGCGATACGGGACAATCCTAG